CTGCACCCCAGTGTCTGACGCACTCAGATTCCACTTCTGAACACCTCTCATCCCTGAATATTTGTCACCCCTTCCCTGACAAGTCCCCATCCTTCCAGTTTCCATCTTACCCCATCCATTGTCCAAAAGTCCgtaggaatgatttttttttttttttttttttttggtgacggagtctcgctctgtttcccaggctggagcgcagtggcgcgatctcggctcccgggttcacgccattctcctgtctcagcctcccgagtaggtgggactacaggcgcccaccaccaggcccggctaatttttttgtatttttagtagagacggagtttcacggtgttagacatgatagtctccatctcctgacctcgtgatccgctcgccttggccttccaaagtgctgggattacaggcgtgagccaccgcgcccggccaagactgaTTTTTCTAGAACATATTTGACCGTGTCATTTCTCCATTTAGGTTGCCTCAGTGGTTGCCCATTGCCTGTACGACCAAGTGCAAGCTCCTTAGCAGGGGAAACGAGGCTTCTTATGATCAGGCAACCCCACCCCGCTGCTCCTTCATGTGACTCTGTTATAGCTGCTTTAGTGAAGTGTGAAAGGTGAAATCAAAACGTCTTTTTGTTTTGAGGTCAAAACGCCTTGAAGCAGTGTGTTTACATGACTGTTGTAGCTTTCTGGAAGATAATGTTGGAACGTGGTTGGAACGTGGTAGCTCCGGTAGTCAAATAGAAAAAATGTCTGCACTCGTGAGCGTTATTTCGTGGACTACCGCAGGCAAAGGACAGGTCGGCACAGGGGAAGAGAACAGCCAGCTGCTTCCACCCTTTCACTGTCCTACCCATTTCTGTGCTAACTACCCATGTAGTtagcagagaaccccagtaacaTTGTCCAAATAGTTCGGGCAAAGTTTTTGCTAGAAGCCGAAAATTCGTGAAAGGAATCAATACTCCAAGATAAAGTGCATCAGTTTGCAGTAATATGCGTTTGCAATCACATTCTTTGGTTCTCTCTAAAGGGCTGTTACGTGAATAAAACGGAAATACTCCTGCAGTAACATGGGACTAGTTGGAAAGGTGCTGGAAATGCGGGAGGGAGAGAGACCGCGTCGCGGAGAAAGCCGCAGCGCAGCTACTGCGCGCGAACTCGCTCTCAGGCGAAAACCGCAAACGGTGTGACGGGAGCGCGTTGTGGCCCCAAAGGCCGGTCTCACAGCGACCTGGGCGTTCAAGGTCGTGTCCTCGAGGGCCAGGGAGCCTGCCGAGGCCACCGCACGGCCATGTCGCGTCTGCACCGCCGGTTGGGCTCTCAGGCACCCGCTACTCAGAGCCCTGTTATCCGGCCCCGGGAACCACGAGCCAGCCAGCACCGCGGGTCCTGCAGCGGCCTCCGCCCTTCGCAGGCGGCCCAGGCAGCCCCGTCTCGCCCCAGCGTTAGGAGACGCGCAGCGGAACCCCGGCGGTCCTAGCCCCTCCCCCCCTCCGCATCCCCGTACGACCCGCCTCTCAGATCCCGGCCGGGGCTCCCGGGCGCGCCGCGGCGGGGCGGGGCCTTCTGGCAGTTTCTGGGCGCTGCGAACGCGCCGCTCCAGGGCTCGGCGGCCGGAAACGCCGGCTTCGGAGCCGCAGCGCCTTGGCCTCTCCGTGTTTTCCGTCCAGTCTGCGCCGCCGCGCCGCTATGGCCAAGTGGGGCCAGGGGGACCCGCGCTGGATCGTGGAGGAGCGGGAGGACGGGACCAACGTGAACAACTGGCATTGGTGCGGCCGGCGGGGTGGCGCGGCCGGCGGCGGCCTCCTTCCGGGATCTGGGGAGGGCCGGCCCGCGGGAGCTGGGACTGCGCTGGGGTCTGTGCGGGGCCGCAGGGTCGCGGGGGTGAGGGGACTAGGGGGCCACGCCTCTCCTCTGCTGCTGGACGCAGGTTTCGGCCTCCGCCTCGGCTCTGGAGCGTCCTTGGGTACGGAGACCGGCGAGGGCGGGTTGCAGCTGCCTCTTTTTGAAAGTTGGGTTGGGCCCCACGAGTGACTTCCGACAGAGCTTTCCACTCCCACCGTCTGTGGTCTTAGggccttcccttctcctcccgcCCCACTCCTCTGGATGTTTCGGGGAGTTAGAAGGGAGCTGGATTGAGAGAGTGTGTtaggggcgggggcaggggcaTGGAACGTAGTGGAAAGAGCAGAAATTTGGATCTCAGTTCGCGCCCACCCCGCAGGCGTCCCCCGCCAGCCGGGCCTACTGTGAGTGAGACAAGCTCCCCTTACTTTGCGCGCCTCACCTGGCGCGTGGGGCGAGGTCGGCCGCCCTCTGCTGCAGAACCTCCGAAAGGGGTGTCCTCTGCCCTGCGCCCCTGGCCGGGGCTGTGGTCCTTCCAGGCCGTCAAGGGGATGCTAAGGCCGGTCCCCAGGGGAGCATGACTTGGCTGGTCCGGAGGAGCCCTGAGGGCatgggcaatcttggctcacgcaGTCTCCGCTTCCCGggtcaagcgagtctcctgcctcagcctcatgagtagctgggactacaggcgtgaaccaccacgccagtctgatgtttgtatttttagtagagacggggtttcaccatgttggtcaggctggtctcgaactccagacctcgtgatccgcccgcctcggcctctcaaagtgctgggattacaggcgtgagctacggcGGCCGGCCAAGAACTGACTTTCTAGTGTCCTGGCCTTGGCCCGATGGACACGTCAGTCCTCTCAGCTGGTTTCTGTCCCGTAAAGGGAGACTATTACTTGGGAAGATTACATTAGACGATGTGTATGTGAAGAAACTTGATAGCTGGTATTGTcatgattctgattttttttttttttttttttttttttttttgagacggagtctcgcgctgtcgcccgggctggagtgcagtggccggatctcagctcactgcaagctccgcctcccgggtttgcgccattctcctgcctcagcctcccgagtagctgggactacaggtgcccgccacctcgcccggctagtttttttttttgtattttttagtagagacggggtttcactgtgttagccaagatggtctcgatctcctgacctcatgatccgcccgtctcagcctcccaaagtgctgggattacaggcttgagccaccgcgcccggccgtcatgATTCTGATTATTTCACTACTGCTACtttccatgtggcccaggctttGTCTGTTTCCAGTGGGCGAGCTAGCTAGACCCTTCTCCCCTAAATAAGCCagtgtttttaagacagaataCTACTTTCGTAGTGGAGAATAATATCTTAAAGAACTGAgcagaatgaaaataatttggtAGAAAGCAGGTTTGAGGAGCACGTTGGAGGTTGGCAGGTCTGGAGGCTGCTTGAGAGGACTTGGGCTGATCTGGGCTGGGCTTGGACGTGACGCTGGCacccaggcaggtggatcctaGCTGGGGCTTCCATTCACGACTTTCTGGTCCCTGGCAGGACAGAGCGGGATGCCACCAGCTGGTCCAAAGGGAAGTTCCAGGAGCTCCTGGTGGGCATCGTTGTGGAGAATGACACTGGCCGCGGCGAGATCAGCGAGTTGAAGCAGGTGGAAGGGGAGGCTTCATGCAGTAGTCGCAAAGGAAAGCTGATTTTCTTCTATGAGTGGTACATCAAACTGGGCTGGAAAGGTAACGGGGGCCTCAGGGTACTAGTGGGGCTGGGAACAAAGTGTGTTCATCATTCAGTGAATGTTTTTACAGCTCCTGCTATGGGCCTGGCACTGACTGGCTCCTGAATCAGCATTAGTAGTTCTTGACATTCTGGCCACACTTGAGTTCCATGGTCCAAGAAGGGTGGGGGTTTCCCTTCTCGGAGCACTTGCAGCTGCTTAGAGTTCATTGCTGTCAGCTGGGCCCCCTTCTACCAGGCACTTGTGAACAGGAGTCTCTGGGCGTTGCTGCCTGGAGCACTCTTCCTCCAGGTAGCTGCCTGCCTCCTTCAGGTCTTTGTCCTGAGTGAAGCCATCTCTCTGCATCCTTGGAGACCCCTGCCTTGTGCCATCTTTCTTCCCTACTTTATTTTTCCCCAAGGCACTGAAACTTGCTTTACAAAAATAGTTTGCTTTCTGTCCTGCTCCATcttcctgtcatttttttttaaacggctttattgagacataattcactCATGTAGTGTGTATAATTCATTGGTTTTCAGTATagtcacagagttgtgcagccatcactacaatcaatttGGGAACATTTAACCACCCCAAAACAAAACCCTGGACCCATGAGCAGTCACTGTTGTTGCCCtcctcttccccagcccctggcatccGCTCCCCCATTTTCTCTGGATTGGcctctggacatttcacatagaTGAATCATGCAGGATGTGTTTTTTGGTGTCTGCCTTCTTTTGCTTCATAATGTGTTCAAGGGTCATCTGTATTGTGGCAGGTAGCagcactttattcttttttatagatgatgaaTATTCCATGGGTGCGTATACCGCATTCTGTTTCTCCATTTATCAGTTGCTGGGCATTTCGGGTGTGTCCACTTTTGGGGTCTGTGGGTTCAGTTCTTCAGTGGTGCCTCGATCCTGGCTGGACAGACAGCATGTGTGCACTCAGTCCTTGCTGAGGGAGCCAAGGCTGTGGAGAtgcagggaaaggaagaggaggagttaGGGTTTGAGCCTCAGTCCGGGAGTCAGCTCCTATCTGGAGTTTGTGTCCCAGAGTAGTCCAGTGAGTTGGCCTCGAGCCTCTGCCCTGCTGGCTGCCTTTCTAGCAGACGAGGGTGTTCAGCCCCTCCCCACCGCCTCAGAACAGGACCCTCTGGCTGGGAGTTTGCCTCTCTTGCAACCCTCCGGTGTCTGCTGCTGGCTGGATCATAGCAGTCTGGCTCCCTGCCTGCTCCCCCAGCACCGGGCCCTAGGGCCCGAGGAACCTTGTGGGCCTTGTGTCTTTTCCATCTCCCTTGGCTTCTTTGCAAGGATGAGACATAGCCATTGCCAGGCAGCAGCCAGAGGACAGGCTGTGAGGGCTTGTTGTAACGCCTCCAGCTGCTCTCCTCTAGCAGTGAGTCTAGGGTGGCAGCTGGGACCCACTGGGGAGGAGGCAACACTCTAGTCCTGCGAGAATTCCACCTGCCTGGCATCCCCACACAATGTCCCCAAGCCAGAGCTTCCCTCCGCTCCGTGGTCAGAACTCACTGTCCCTTTCTGTCCTTCCATCGCTTTTGTGACTGCTTCTCCCTTTCAGGGTACTCCTTTATCCTGCTTTGCCCAGGCAAAGAATACCCTgggacaaaaagagaaatatgggTACAGTTGCCCCACACTCCCCTCAGGACGGCAGGCCGCTGACTCTTCATGCCCTCTCCTTGGTCATGGTCTGCCTGACCTTTCTTCCGTGGCTGCTCAGGGGGCCCTGGAgtgctggaactctgtgagggcCGCTGGGCTATTCAGTGAGGCAGGACAGTTTTTCATaaaagcagttttgttttttttttcttttcgagacaaggctcactgcagccttgaccgtccagtaatcctcccacctcagccttccaagtaactgagaccacaggtgtgcggcaccatgcccagataattttattttgtagagacggtgtctccctgtgttgcccaggatggtcttttaaactcttgggctcaatccatcctcccacctcagcctctcaaagtgctgagattataggcgtgtgccacagtgcctggcccagttgttactttttattataattgaAGAACCCATTTTGCTCATTTTAGGCATCGTTAAAGAATCTGGAGTGAAGCACAAGGGATTGATTGAAATACCCAATCTTTCTGAGGAAAATGAAGTAGAAGACACTGAGGTATGTGATcaagtttctgttttgttcttttttcagtcAAGTTTCTGCTACAGACATTGGGCATTTCAAATAGTGTTGATCAGACTGTGGTTCCTGTGTGGTAGTTCGGTTGCCTTGTGGAGGGCCTGTTTGCTGAGAAGGATTGCCATACTGTGGGGGCAGCATGTTGTGTGGAGCTGGAGTGGTACAGGAAAGAGAGTAAGCCCCAGGAAGCCCTGAGCTCCCCCAAGGACCAGGCAAGGGGCCTGGGCAGCTGACTGCACCCTTCTTAgcctcctcatctgtgaaaagggGTTAATTTCTCTTCCAGGGGTGTTGTCAGGTTACATGTGACAGTGTGTGCACTGTGAACTGCTCAGGCAGCTTGCATGGCTTGATGAACgtgactttctctctctcctgcaccTTTGCTGTTTCCCTTTAACGGTGAGAAGTCTCAGCTTTTAGCTGCGAGCTATCCCTTGGTTATGCCTCACGGCTTTTTGTGAACTACCCAGTTAGTAGGCGTTGCTTTTGTGGctctcctgggaggcagagtcgTGTGTAACTCCCACGCTTGGCTTCCAGTTAGTGCCCTCTTCTGGCTGAAAGCTGGGTTTTGGGGGTGAGACCATTTTTACAGCTGCTATATTTTTCACACCAAGATAGTCTGACAGAGGATCttttttgatttgtgaatgtatttaacGTGAGGGCTTTCCATGATAGGCTGACTCCTGCCCAGCAGCATGTCTTCTGGCCCGAAGGTTATACAGTGCCACAGGCCAGGGCTGTCCCAGACCTGTCTTCAGTTATGTGGTTCCTCCGCTCAGGGCTTGAGATTCCACTTTGTTATATTCAGATCCATCAGCTGAGAAGTTTTTCAACAGAATGTTTAACTGGTTTTTAAGGTTTAATCCCTCAGTGGCATTACAGAACAAACTCTATAGATTCAAACTGGGGCCCAAGATCAGGCCCACCTCAGCTGAAGCATCGAGACGCTAAATTTTTTCAAATCAACACCTCTTTTTCTTCTGGGAATACTAGAGATATCCCCAAAGCCCTCTGTTGCTTCCTTATCCCTCggtctccccctcctcccctctcttcttccttccctctgcctgtCTTCTACTCTTCTCCCTTTCCCAATTTTGTTCTTTGTCAAAAAAGTATATAGTCCAAGGCTGTGTTATATGGGAACTTGATTTCCCTAATTACAGTGGCTTTGGGTTCTATACCAGCACTGTTCCATgtaaatataatgcaagccacatgTGCAATTTAAGTTTTACTAGTAGCTGTACTTAAAAAGTTAAAgctatggctgggcatggtgactcacacttgtgatcccagcactttgggaggccaaggtacgaggctcacttgagcccaggagttcgaggctgcaatgagccatggtcatgctactgaactccagtctaggcaacagggagaccctgtttcttaaaaaaaaaattagagcccaggtgtagtggcagatgcctgtaatcccagctgcttgggaggtcgagggaaagatcgtttgagcccaggagtttgggtctagccttggcaacataacGAGATAcaagctcttaaaaaaaaagataaacaggtgaaattaattttaatatattttatttaacccagtatataaaaaagattttagcatgtaattaatataaaaaatatgaggtattttacattcttttttggTACTAAGTCTTTGGAGTCTGGCACGTATTATTTCACACAGCACTTCTTGATTCAGGCCAGCCACATTTCAGGttctcagtagccacatgtgactagtggctaccataccGGACAGTGCATTTCTAGACGCCATGAAAGCCACGGACCACATCAGCAATAGAAtttatgtacatacacatgcacaattTTGTATGCAAATTAAGGGGTTTACATTCTATGAAGTCTATCCAAGATTGGCCCCCAACCCTGTCATGGACCCTGGATTAAAAACCCTTAAAATCCTGCCCTGCACATCTCTTACAtccacttctttccttcctccactgCCATAGTTCTCTCATCCATACAGCCCAATGTTGTAAGAATACATCAAACCAGATCTTTCtttggtttgtatttttctgatttgtAGGTGAACGTGAGTAAAAAGAAAGGAGATGGGGATATACTGAAGGATCTTATGAAAACTGCAGGCACCGCCAAGGTCAGGCAGGCCCTTGGAGATTACCTGAAGGCACTTAAGACGGGTAAAGAAGGCATCCCTTGTGAAACAGAGGGTCCCTTTTCTATTTACCCGTTATACTCTGCACTGTGGTCAGAGGCTCCAGAAGCAAGTTTATACTTCAGAATAAATTGTAGTCTGGAAGTTGAGAGCTAGTCATGGTTAAGACCATAATTAGTGATCATCACTATTGTACACAGCATGAACCATTTTGCCTACAGAACTGTTAATTGTAGTTTTCTGGAATGAAAATCAGTTGTTTGTGTAATTActtgtttaatgtctgtcttccttgctagactataagctccatgagggcatgGAAggtgtctgtcttgttcactgctatatctccagcatctagcacaatgcctggcacatagtaggtgcttaatacatctttgttggatgaatgaatgaatcgaTGAAAGTGACTGCAGGTATTACAGGTGTAGTTGAGAAATACCTAGATAATATCAACATTGCATGGAAATGTGGTTATTGTCTTCTTCCCTAAATTAGAGAAGTGAGCCAGGCAAGATGGCCAGCAGTGCCTGTATCTCTGTACCTCATTCTTGGACCCTGCTACCTGAGTATCTGGGTGTTGGCATGGATGGGTTTGGGGTTGTCACTTTTCCCATGGGAGTGCACGTGTAGCTGGCTCACAGGCTTGACTACTGTGAAGACAGGCTTTGTGAGGCAGCGGCCACCCTCACATGAGAAATTGTCTGTTTTCACAGTGGGTTAGAGCCCCAAAGCTATTAGTAGTTAATCTCATAAAACTTAGCTGTGTGCAAAAGAACTTTGGAAAATTTTGCAGTTTTAGCAAAAACTTGATAAAAGTGAGgcgtttgaaaaaagaaaaggcttttgTTGCTGTGGAACTCACGTTGTTAATCATCAGTTTTATATGTAAAAACATGGAATGGTCTTGAAATTCTCAAAATGTTataggaattatttttataaatatgttttattttcttacacgCTGTTTTGGGTTTTCTACCTTACTCTTTGTGCTTAAAAGGAGAAAGGTCTTTATTAAAACCACTTCCCTTGTTTCTTTATAGAATTTACAACAGGAATGATTTTACCAGCGAAAGCTATGGCAACCCAGGAACTGACTGTCAAAAGAAAACCGAGTGAGAATACCCTGCAGGTATGAGCTCTGTTGGCCAAAATGTGGGGAAGGGGTAAAGGAAGTATTTGAGTTAGGGCCCTGAATAACCTTGTGTTGTTGGAGAAAGGACAGTGAGGGCCTTTTCCACCTTTGGGTCTCCCGTGAGTCCTCTAAGATCTCCCATTTTGTTGTGCAAATGATAAAATGAGACTTTGATTCTTGATGGATTGTTACAGACACACCTTTCTATGGGATATTTGACTCAAGACTCTCCTAAAGGCAGTGTTCTTTGGTAGGCCACAGATTACAAAACCAGATGACTTTCAAGATACACATAGCACAATGAAAGAACCTTCTTTGCTGACTTTTAGGAGATTTTTAGATCGGTTCTTGGAATGGGTGTTTTATGTGTAATTGACACCCTTTAGCTTTAGGTGCAGTTGTCTTTCAT
This Theropithecus gelada isolate Dixy chromosome 13, Tgel_1.0, whole genome shotgun sequence DNA region includes the following protein-coding sequences:
- the LOC112636944 gene encoding putative activator of 90 kDa heat shock protein ATPase homolog 2, translating into MAKWGQGDPRWIVEEREDGTNVNNWHWTERDATSWSKGKFQELLVGIVVENDTGRGEISELKQVEGEASCSSRKGKLIFFYEWYIKLGWKGIVKESGVKHKGLIEIPNLSEENEVEDTEVNVSKKKGDGDILKDLMKTAGTAKVRQALGDYLKALKTEFTTGMILPAKAMATQELTVKRKPSENTLQVQASSPVALGVRIPTVALHMMELFDTTVEQLYSIFTVKDLTNKKIVMKWRCKNWPEEHYATVALNFVPTLGQTELQLDCKGVPVCKEENMKFCWQKQHFEEIKGLLQLIPLNG